The following nucleotide sequence is from Ailuropoda melanoleuca isolate Jingjing chromosome 12, ASM200744v2, whole genome shotgun sequence.
TTCAACTGAACGTTGTGGGGCGTGGCATCTTCATGGCTTGAGGGTCTTTGGGCTAGGAGGTCATCACGCACCTGCCACTTTTTTATGTTGTTCCACAAGTACTTGAATTCTTGGAAGCCCAGCTTGCCGGTGGTGTCACTCTGGTGGAAGGGTGTTAAGAATAGTGTGATGACTGTACCCAGATGCATGCACTGTATGCACTGTGATCATGACCAAGCAGGGGAACCTGGGCTAAAACCCTGGATACAgtctaacttttctttttatccataCATGGTTTAGTTcatgtttcttttaagattttatgttgggggctcctggctggctcagctggaagagcatgtgactcttgatctcagggtcatgagtttgagccccacattgggtgtagagattactaaataaataagtaaatattttatttttaagtaaaataaattaaaaataaataagcataacCATAACTTCTCTAAACTATAAATTCCTCACCTGAAAATAGTAactaactcatttatttataaaatttcttaagttccagcattttttaaaaatattttttaaagattttatttatttgagagagagggatcaagagagaaggagcagggcaaagggcagaagaggagggagaagcagactccccgctgagcagggagcctgccatggggcacgatcctggggctccaggatcatgacctgagctgaaggcagacactgaactgactgagccaccaggcgcccctcacttattttaaagatttaatttatttatttgacagagagcacaagtaggcagagtggtagacagagggagaggtagaagcaggctcctcgccgaGCAGAGCGCCccaagcggggctcgatcccagggtgctgggatcattacctgagccaaaggcagacactcaaccaactgagccactgaggtgccccaccgtttataaaattcttaataGCAATTCAATTTCATGAATGTCAGAACTTGTGAAAAACAAGGGTATCTTAGAACTCTAAGGAAATCAGGTGATCATAGTACACACCTGCTGGGTTTGTGATACAAGCAGAATGAGATAAAGCCCTTAGCTCAGGAGCTAATGTTTGATAAGCtgtcaataataataatcatgGCCAAGATTTATCAAGTTACCTAGTACATGCCAGGCAGTGCTAAGCTTCTCAGAAACATCAATTTTCTCACTAAATCCTTAGGACACCAGCTTCACCAGTATTATTCCCCAGTCACAGGCAAAGAAACGCAGAGATGAAAATCTACCTAAGACCACAGTAGCAGCTAATGTGTACAGACCAGTTCCTATGTGCTACGCACTCTGCTAAACCTTTTTCATGTGGCTCCAATTCAGCTTCACCACTATCATTGACTTCATTTTATAGACTGgcaaattgaggcccagagaggttcaaTAACCTTGCTAAGTGGCACAGCCAAGCTTATAGAACTCTGTGCAATGTATGTTATGTGATCACATGACAATACACGTGTGTCTACATTCTCCCTATGTGCCGAGCATGCACGTATCTGAGATAAGCTAATGACTGGCCCATGAGCAAACCTGCATGTGTGTTCCTGTGAACATGCCTTCACGTATCTTCACCTATATGGTGTGCCCTTGTATATATGCGCATATATATGGCCACACCTACAGCAGTTACAAGCTTGGgttcttggagcacctggctggctcagtccgtagagcatgcgactcttgatctctgggtcatgagttcaagccccacagggTGTAGTACTtactagaaaggaagaaaggaagaaaggaagaaagaaaagaaagaaaagaaagaaaagaaagaaaagaaagaaagaaagaaagaaagaaagaaagaaagaaagaaaaataagcttgGGCTCTCCAGCCTAAAAAATCTAACTCCAAATTCCTATCCTGCCACTTACTCTTTTCGTATACCTTCAGACAAATGATTGCCTCTAAGTCTCATTTTCTTCACCTACAAAATGGACTATAACAATTCTGCCtcttttgggacacctgggtggctcagtcagttaagcatctgccttcagctcaggtcatgatcccagggtcctggggtcaagtcccaccttgggctccgtgctcagcatggagcctgtttctccctctgcctgcctctccccctgcttgtgctctctctctctctgacaaataaataaaatcttaaaaaaaaaaaaatctgcctgtTTAACATGATGGCTGTAAAGTGACAGCCGATGTTACTATTTATGGCCACATATCTGGATGTGTGGTAGTGCATGTGTGTTCTGATGTATGCAGGTCCAAATGTGTGGGTATTCAAGCTACACCCTGGCTGTCCCAACCGTGCTCTCACAAAACTCCTTCACCTAGGGCTTCAGTCAGATTTCTCCCAAGGATACATCCATCACAGCCACCATGCTGCGACATGTGTCAATGCCGAAGCCATCAGTTTTCAGATCAGGGTCTGTGGGGGACAGGATTAAAGTCAGAGACCAGAGGTCACAGCTACCCCAGCGCCCATGACTCTAAACCTGCCCTATGTGTTGAGCCCAATAACTCACGTCGAGTTACGACCTTGTTGAGAATGTTCATGAGTTCTGTGGCACTGACCTCCATGTCCTGTGGGGAAAAGTCAGGGATGGTTAAAAGGGAAGAGTGTCGTGAGGGAGAATGGGGATTCTTTGGGGATTGCCATTGTTGAGTGTGTGTACAAGGGCAGCCAAAGGAAGGCATGGAAGAGTTAGGACAAGGATGGGGGCCCAGGGTTACTTACATCTCCAGCCAGCTGGGCAAAGAGCCTCCGGAACTGCTTGACCTCCTCGCTCTCATTGGCCTCAATGTTGGAGTAATGGGTGCGTggaggctgcagagggagaagatctCAGAGCAAGTGGGAGAGGGGTGCCCCAGCCACGACTAGGGCTCTAGGTGGGAAAGTCAGAGTGGGCTAGGTGGCTGGGTGAGCAAAGGAATGAGAGATGATCAGTGAAGAGTGGCTATAGCTAAGACCCATGACTAAGTTTGGGGACATGGCAAGGGAGAGACTTAACAAGAGGAATTTCGTAAGAGGGACAAAAGGACAATGATGGGTGCTGAGAAAAGGCCTCGGAGTGAGAAGCAGGGTCTCTGATTATGGACGGTGGCTTACCGGAGGCTCTGGGTTGTACTGTGCAGCTGCCTCACTGAGGGGAGACAAGAAGGGAGTTAGCGCCAGTGGGCGGGGCCTCCAAAGACCACGCCAGCCCCCACGCCCTAACTCCCCAAACCCTAGCCCACCACCTCCCTACCTTTCCCTTTGTGTGACTTATCTGTCCTTGTCCTCACCTGTCCCTATCTTTGCTACCCTGGCTGCACCTGGCAGGAAACTCAGAGACCCGCCCGCACAGTAGGCCCCACTCCTGCCAGGGCACACCTGCTCAAAGACAGATTCCTCAAAAGATCCAGCCCCTTCGACAGCTCACTTCACAGAAGCTCTGACCTAGCTTCCTGGGGCTCCACCCTCCTCAGGTCTCTTCTGTCTAGGAACCTACTCCATCCTACGGCTTCCTAAACGCCTGTGTCTTCCCAACATCCCAGTCCAGCTCCATGAGTTCCCACCCCTTCGTGGGGTGGCCATGGTTAATTAGGCCCCTAACGACAACCTGCTCCACCTCCACCAGGTCGTATTTCTGTTTTAATCCAGACAGTTCCCAGCCAGACCCAGTACCTTCAAGATCATTTCCCCTATCCCATTAGGCCTCGGCCAATTCTGGGTCCACCCCTCACTGACCCACTACGACGGCCATGCCGCGCCCATAAGACAAGTCTTGCCCCCATGAAGAGGTCCCCCACTAGCCTCATTGGCTCCGCCCCCTAACGTTCGTCGCCGGAGTAGCTGGAAGCCGGCCGCGCCCAACCCCATTAAGCCCCACCTCCCGAAACCCGAGCCGCGCCCCATCAGATCTTCCCCGTTACAGCCAGACTCCGCCCATGTCAAGCCCCGCCTCCTGAACTGCCATCAGCCTCATTACGGTCCGCCCCCCTCAAGGCGGGTCCCGCAGCCAGGCCCGGCCCAGCTTAATTAAGACTGTAGGTCAGTCTCCAAGTTACCTCAATCTATGTAGGCGGGACATGCTCCTCCgccaggcccctcccctcctcgGGCCCCGCCTTACCTGATGGCACTAATGACCCCGCCCAGGATGCGCATGGCAGTTCCGCcaccgccaccgccgccgccgccgccgccgcctccgccgccgccgcctccagCTCCGCTGATCAGGCCTCCGATCACATTCCCCAGGCCTCCGCCCAGGCCCccgcctccgccgccgccgcctcccttCAAGAACGAGTTAACCAGGAACATGGCTGCGAATTAAGATTcctgaggagggaaaaaagggtCAAAAGGCCGCATCGCCATTGAGCCCGCTCCCTCCACACAAAAATACGCATTTCTGGCAGCTGGACTTGGGGGAGTAATATGAGGCCTCTGGGCGGGGTCCCATCCTCCGGCTGGGGCTTGAGGGTCCATTTGACATGGGGTCGGGGCTTCTGGAGGAGGGTAGTCCTCGGATGGGTGGGATAGGGACGGAGGATCGGGTTTGAAATCCCTTCAGGGTCTAAAGGATCTCCGCCTACTTTGCGGGACCTTGGACTGAGTCTTTGCATAGGCATCATTTAGAGTAAGGGGCCCGGTCTGGTGGGGTTCCCAAAATGGGGGCCCCAAGTTGGTGTAAGGCATCTTTGACGTGTTTGGGCACTCGAATCTGAGATCGAGCCGCAGAACTGGACTTTGGGGTCTTGAGCGGGTCAGGGGCGCCGATCAGAAATTCTCCACCTGGAGGCCTCTGGGGCAGGGTTTAGGAAATCCAGAATGTGAGCTTGAGGGTTTCGGTACTCCCAGCAGCGGGATTACAATGTCACCGCTGGTTCTGTGGGCTCAGGTCTAATAAGATTGCGGGTGTGAATCCCGGGGCCTGGAATAGCGGGGTTCCCATTATAATTGGGAGAACGGATCTAAGGATCGTGGTTCTGGGGACCCCCACCCTGGGCAGAAATTTGTGGGAAACCTCTCAAATCCATGCTCGAATTTTAGATCCTGAGGCAGAGGGTGGAAGAGTCCCCGGGGCGGGATAGTGGGGTGCCGAACAGACAGGGGCTTCAAATCTGAGATCATGGGTCTGGAGGACCCCTGAGACCAGGACTTAAGGGTTTTGTGGGATGTGGGGGCCGCAAGGACCGGGATTACGGAGTACAGGGGTAATCCAGATCGGGCGCTCACCGCCTAGCTCACACGTCCTCCGCTCCGTTCGTCCGTGCTGCTCCCGGGCCTCTGGCCGCGTCCGGCTCCGTAGGGCGGGGCGGGTGACTCAGGCTGCCGGGACCGGGTTAGGCACCGCAGGGCGGCGCACCGAGCATCCGCGCGGTCCTAGAGCCGGCATTGACTCTGCGCCTGCGTGCGCCTAGCCCGCCTCACGTAACGGGATGCGGCCGCCGCGGCTCCGCCCCCTGCTCGTTTCCGGAGCTGTGGGTTCTGACCCCTCCCTGACTCCGGAGGTCTGAGGTCTTCCGCTGTTCTTCTCCAGCTCAGATGAATGAATCCAGAGAGGGAAGTTCAGGGGCCGCGCCCGAGATCACCCCCTTGTGTTGCAGTGTGAATTTTCGCCTCCATGCGGCCACGGGTGCGGTTTTTGGTCCGCTGGAAAAGGACTCCTGGCACGCGGCCCCTATCCTAGGCTTGTCGCGACAAAGCGTCTGGAGGCCCCGAATTTTGTTTGGCCCACAGCCCGAGGACAAGCGCCTTCATTTGCGGCAGGGGCTAAGGCTAGACTAGATTTCTCGGGCCCCTGCAGCAACCCGAATGGAGGTCAAACGGAGGGAAGCACTTTGCCGCCTGCAAAATTTGCCTGTGCCTCCTCCACCCGCACCCTTTTACCCCGAGTCTGGGTCACCAAGTGTcgcctccttcttccctctctaaaGAGGGGCCTGGGCACAGAAAGAGTCCCTCTGGCCACGGCCTGGTTTCTGAGGCTAGATGTTCCCGAGATCAGGTGGAGGGATGGAGGATGGGAAATGCAGAAGCTGGCAGGAAAAATGCCGAGTGAAACCTCCTTTGGAGACTTTTCGCTCTCGGGCTCCAACCTGCAAACTTCAGGGCTCCTCAGAGGGAGTTAAATCTGGTTCCCAGGCATTCTGGACGTCTGGCCCTTGAATCTCCCCTGGAGGCTGGCTTAGCTTGAGTCTGAATCCTGGGTCTGCCATTTAATAACTGGGATCCTTTGGGCTCTGAGGAAGGCTGTTTCTTGTTTTAAGCAAGGATTTATTAACTGTAAAATAAGAACAAGGGTTCCCATTCCCTTTTAGAATTAAGTGGTAAATGCTTAGTAAAGAGGAATCATTTTGTGTGCCTGTACCCATGCCGTTCCCTCCTCCTGTAGCCCACCTGGATTAGCTCAGGTGGTTGACCAACTCACCCTTAGATaatactggtaaaaaaaaaaaaaaaacaaacaacggCCAAATACTCTCCTGAGCACTTTACTATAACCTAATTTCCCCTTATAACAGTTCTATGGAATGGATGAATGCagtctttccattttacaaataaataaactgagggtAAACTCCCTAGCCTGTAACTTTAACCACTACCCTAACACATTGGCTCttcaataatataattaatattggggtacctggctagctgagtcagaagagcatgcaactcttgatctcccggtcatgagtttgagccctacattggtatagagattactaaaaacaataagcttaaaatatataattaatatgatAATAGCTCAGATAACAAGATCACAACAAACAAAACTGCAGTGGCAGCCAGGCCAAGGAATTGCTACACAAGCCTTGCCTATAAGGCAGGAACttagaggagagaaaatggaggctgggtcacttgcctgaggtcacagacgATTGCAGAACCAGGTGTGAACCTGGGCATGGCTGATGCCAAAACTTTTGGTGATGACTAATCCAAATTCCCTTCTCACCACACCCTTCCCTGTCACACTGGAAAGTTTCCGCTGTCTGCCCTCTCCAGAGCTCATTTGCTGCCAGTCCTTTGCATGGGCTGTGCCCTTGACCTGGAACACTCCTGGCTTTTTTACCTGGTGATGTAGGTACTCAGGCTTTGGTGTCAGCTCAGGAgttcacctcttccaggaagcgcTCCCTATCTCCACCCCTACCTGAGACTGGGTGAGGCTTGCAGTTGCTTGCTTATAACTTACACTCTCTCATAACACACACTGCCATCTCATGCCACTTATTGTCACCTAGATCAGTCTCCCTAACCTCTTAACCCTGGCTAGTTCCAAGCCTCAGGCCTTGGTCCTCCTCTGTATCCCACTCATGCCATAGAGGATCTCCCCCACATACATGGTTTAAATTCCATCTCTAGGCTATTAATATCCAGATTTCTGTCTTCCACCCAGACGTCTCCAGGCTCCTACGAACTGCATTCTACTTACCTTCTCTGTGGGGGTCTTAGAAGTGTCTCAAACTTCACACATCCTAAACTGAGCTTCTGACTCCCTTCCAAAtgtgctccctccccaccttccccacctaGGTTGATGGCACCTCTGTGCTTCCAGTGACTGAGACCAGATAGCCCAGGATCATCCCTGACCTCTCATCCACACCTACTCCAACCTGTCAGGAAAACTTGTTGACTCCACAGACACTGGCCCAGCCTCCATCCTCCCAGTCCTGGACACCACAGCagctcctccccaggctccctgctccccaccagcagccagagggagcctGTGACTCTGAGTCAGGTCAAGGCCCTCCCCTGGCTGCACCTCTGTCCTTGTAAGAGTCAAAGTCCTCACCATGGTCACCATGATAGTGATCTGACCtgtcacctctctgacctcacctcctccccctTAAGAAAGTGAGAAGAAACCCTACTGGCAGCTTAACCTGGATGTTCCCAGCTGAACACAGACAAGGAGGCTCTGCAAGTGCAGCAATATCCAAACAACCCATCTCCTGGTGCCCTTGAGGGCTGCTACCCCATTACCAAGGCCCTCTCTAGCCACACCTTAGTGCCTCACCTCTTTGTGCCTCAAGTCTGCACATCTCGTGGTCTCAAGAAGGTCCTTTCAGATCTTTGATTTCACCCCCACACTCCTCACCCCACCACCACACTGCCTTTATCATTTATCATCTGCTAACATAGTGCATAGTTTACTTATTTATCCAGTTCCTTGTTTTTCTCCACTAGAATATTAGCTCCTCAAGGGATTgctgtctgtcttgttcactgctgtgtacCTACTTccaaggacagtgcctggcacatcctaggtactcagtaaatatttgttgaacgaatgacATGTTCTGTGTGAATTTTCTCGAATTTCAGCACCATCGATGAGATAGTACAGCAAGCATTACTAAAGTCCTCCACCATCTTCCAGATTTCTTTGCACTCAGGCATGGTTAGGTGACCAATATTATGTGAACAGAAATGTTGGGagtgtcacttttattttttttaattttgttttattatttattacttttttaaagattttatttttaagtaatctctacacccattgtggggctcgagcttacaaccccaagatcaagagttgcatgctacaccaactgagccagctaggtgccccttattttttaaaaagtaatctttatGGCCAATGTGGAGCTTGTACTcccaacccagagatcaagagttgtatgctctataaagtaagccagccaggtgctggtGAGAgcgtcactttttttttttttaagattttatttatttatttgagagaacaggctaacctgggaggagaggcagagggagagggagaagcagaccacccactgagcaggaccctgggatcatgacctgagctgagaggcttaactgactgtgccacccaggcgctcccagagCGTCACCTTTAAATGTAGCATTTAAAAGCCAGCGCTTGCTCTATGCTCCCATCCCCTGGTTAGGCAGCCCTGGGAGCCAGACAGGCACAAATGTGCCACATGAAGGAAGATAGCTGAATCCCTGAGCCATGCCCTGGAGGACAGCTGGCTGTTTTTATGAGCAAGAAGTCAAATTTGAGGAGTCAGTCTACTAAGGTCTAGGGCtcatttgttactgcagcataacctagCCTATTCTGACTGATGCAGGTAGAAGCTGTTACtgtcggggcacctgagtggcacagcggttaagcgtctgccttcggctcagggcgtgatcccggcgttatgggatcgggccccacatcaggctcctcctctatgagcctgcttcttcctctcccagtccccctgcttgtgttccgaactctcttgccggctgtctctatctctgtcaaatcaataaataaaatcttaaaaaaaaaaaaagaagttgttacTGTCATGCAAATGAGGAGAGAGATGGGAttacttgtccaagatcacacatctGGTAAGTAccagagtcaagatttgaactCAGCAGGGGGCCTGGCTGGTTCATTtggtagagaatgtgactcttgatcttggggttgtaagtctgagccccaagttgggcataaagcctatttaatttttttaaaagattttatttatttatttgagagagagggcataagcaggggggagagggagaagcaggcttcctacccagcagggagcctgatgtggggttcagtcccaggaccctgggaccatgacctgagctgaaggcagacgcttcaccaacagagccaccaggcaccgctaaattttgtttaaagatttttaaaaagattttatttattaatttgagagagagagagcatgcatgcacatagGGGGtaaggggagggtcagagggagagggagaagcagactcccctttgagTAGGGAGccctggctcaatcccaggactctggtatcatgacctgagctgaaggcagatacttaaccaactgagccacccaggcgcccctgtaaaattaaaaaaaaaaaaaagatttgaactCAGAAATGTTGGCTCTGTAGCTCATGCTTTTAATCCTCTCAATTTGCTGCCTTAACTATGTTCATATTACAATGCCACCAATTAATAAACTGACAGCAGTCATAACTAACTGAGCTTGTTGACTCCTGAAGTCCTGATGACCAGGTTGGGGTAACTGCTTTACAGGCAGGTATTGCAAAGCCACTCACGGCTTTCTGCTAAAGGAACTAACATGAGGGGGTGAAGGTTCAGAGAGGGGGTGTCACTTGCCTGAGGGGATGGCAGAACCAGGTCTAAACCCAAGCATGGTTGATGCCTAATAGTATGTGATAAGTAATCCAGATGAATGTCCCTccacttccctttttttaaaaaatattttatttatttattcgacagagtgagcacacaagcagggggagcggcaggcagagggagagggagaagcaggctccccgctgagcagggagctggatgtggggctcgatcccaggatcctgagatcatgacctgaggtaaaggcagacgctcaactgactgagccacccaggcgtccctccactGCCCTTTCTTTAACggtatattagtcagggttctccagagaaacagaaccaatagaatatatagagtgagagaaagaaagagatttcttATAAGGAATTGGCACACCACAACAGAAGCTGAGAAGCCCCACGTTCTGCTGTCcgcaagctggaggcccaggaaagccagtggtttGAGTCCTGGTTCAAGTCTGGGTGTCCAAGAACCAGGGCAACCAATGGTATAAGTCCCAGTCTGAGTGCAGAAGAACAATGTTCCAGCGCCACAGTCTGGCTGAACTCAAATTATTCCTTCCTCAGCctctttgttctattcaggccctcaaagATTTGCATGAtgcctcctgcactggggaggACAGTCAGCTTTAGCCAGTCTACAGATTCACATGAGAATCTTGcttggaaacaccctcacagacacacacccagaaataatgtttagccaAATATTGAGACACTCTGTATCCCAGTCAGCTTGACgcaaaaaattaaccatcactcTATCCCCACTCAGCTTCCCAGGCCCCCTGCTGCCACGCTCTTGCATAGGCTGTGTCTCTGCAGGAACGTTTCTCCTACCCTTTTTGCTTTGAAGGTGATTTGGTGATTGCACCTCATTAAGGAAGTCTTTCTTGACCTCCCCTACCACAGACTAGAACAGGTTGCCTTCTTCCCCAAGACATCATAACAAATTAAAATCAGTAATGATCAATAATGTCTGTCTCCTGGACTGGACCAGGG
It contains:
- the CAPNS1 gene encoding calpain small subunit 1 — its product is MFLVNSFLKGGGGGGGGGLGGGLGNVIGGLISGAGGGGGGGGGGGGGGGGGGTAMRILGGVISAISEAAAQYNPEPPPPRTHYSNIEANESEEVKQFRRLFAQLAGDDMEVSATELMNILNKVVTRHPDLKTDGFGIDTCRSMVAVMDSDTTGKLGFQEFKYLWNNIKKWQAIYKQFDVDRSGTICSSELPGAFEAAGFHLNEHLYNMIIRRYSDEGGNMDFDNFISCLVRLDAMFRAFKSLDKDGTGQIQVNIQEWLQLTMYS